One region of Daphnia pulicaria isolate SC F1-1A chromosome 7, SC_F0-13Bv2, whole genome shotgun sequence genomic DNA includes:
- the LOC124348563 gene encoding uncharacterized protein LOC124348563 → MSHIAGPSPKKFRSSLATSLNVPVSSNNQISHTAIKDLSLETQSVSIKCLVFGKSAVNQTSSVKYTILLSDGSGTIKAEGWGQPGLAFFESVIVGLCYSLSSFAIRDLKERFFKFSWLKNPLYISVGSYSKAIPDADIDIEDFNWDFISLRALSRNL, encoded by the exons ATGTCGCACATTGCAGGTCCGTCGCCCAAAAAATTTAGGTCGTCTTTGGCGACTTCATTGAATGTTCCTGTGTCCAGCAATAACCAAATTTCCCATACAGCGATTAAAGATCTGTCTTTAGAGACACAATC GGTGTCCATCAAGTGTCTGGTGTTTGGCAAAAGTGCCGTAAACCAAACATCATCAGtgaaatacaccattttactGAGTGATGGATCGGGAACAATAAAGGCTGAAGGCTGGGGTCAACCTGGTTTGGCCTTCTTCGAATCTGTTATT GTCGGCTTATGTTATAGCTTATCTAGCTTTGCCATTAGGGATCTCAAGgagagattttttaaattttcctggTTAAAGAATCCCCTTTATATATCCGTGGGATCCTATTCCAAAGCCATTCCGGATGCGGATATTGATATAGAAGACTTCAACTGGGATTTCATTTCACTTAGGGCGTTAAGTAGAAATTTGTAG